In Streptomyces sp. NBC_00878, a single window of DNA contains:
- a CDS encoding glycoside hydrolase family 5 protein has product MPHAPARARLTPRLRAAFVALLIAGTSGTTVAAGPADAGPAARPAGATPSGDASGLGRDTTQFKGVNWADPRDNFADDPVVLSGLSTSDTYAQTYTKASRVISAFRANLGANTVRLPINPYTVNGRYWKSYRGVIDAASDKGFKIILSYWEGTGPRKDGFIDDPATYWPMWNTVVKAYENDKRVYFEPMNEPHGYTDTEWADIAAKWLDTYRQVPRNRVFVSGAGYNDHVTSVCADPRLKGTYLSLHHYGFWKEYATYDQWVADLKVRIGDCANRTVADEFGSPMTTGFDYNRPAPDNNFVNYLQAVTDTFRELRMGSVYWPGLRTDDTYSLQTLTGDPARPWLATTNQSGADRLTWGWGRGKPVQP; this is encoded by the coding sequence ATGCCCCACGCCCCCGCCAGAGCCCGCCTCACCCCCCGGCTGCGTGCCGCCTTCGTGGCGCTGCTGATCGCCGGGACCAGCGGCACCACCGTCGCCGCCGGCCCGGCCGACGCCGGCCCGGCCGCCCGCCCGGCCGGTGCCACGCCGAGCGGCGACGCGAGCGGGCTCGGCAGGGACACGACCCAGTTCAAGGGCGTGAACTGGGCGGACCCCCGCGACAACTTCGCCGACGACCCTGTCGTGCTGTCCGGTCTGTCGACCTCCGACACCTACGCCCAGACCTACACCAAGGCGAGCCGGGTGATCTCGGCGTTCCGCGCGAACCTCGGTGCCAACACCGTCCGACTGCCCATCAACCCGTACACGGTCAACGGCCGTTACTGGAAGTCCTATCGGGGAGTCATCGACGCGGCCTCGGACAAGGGCTTCAAGATCATCCTCTCCTACTGGGAGGGCACGGGCCCCCGCAAGGACGGCTTCATCGACGACCCGGCGACCTACTGGCCCATGTGGAACACCGTGGTCAAGGCCTACGAGAACGACAAGCGGGTCTACTTCGAGCCGATGAACGAGCCCCACGGCTACACCGACACCGAGTGGGCGGACATCGCCGCGAAGTGGCTGGACACGTACCGGCAGGTCCCCCGCAACCGGGTCTTCGTCAGTGGCGCGGGCTACAACGACCACGTCACGTCCGTCTGCGCCGACCCGCGTCTGAAGGGCACCTATCTGTCGTTGCACCACTACGGGTTCTGGAAGGAGTACGCCACCTACGACCAGTGGGTGGCCGACCTCAAGGTGCGCATCGGCGACTGCGCGAACCGGACCGTCGCGGACGAGTTCGGCTCCCCGATGACCACCGGGTTCGACTACAACAGGCCGGCCCCCGACAACAACTTCGTCAACTATCTGCAGGCCGTCACGGACACCTTCCGCGAGCTCAGGATGGGGTCGGTCTACTGGCCCGGCCTGCGCACCGACGACACGTACTCGCTGCAGACCCTGACCGGCGACCCCGCCCGCCCCTGGCTGGCCACCACCAACCAGTCGGGCGCCGACCGCCTCACCTGGGGCTGGGGCCGCGGCAAGCCCGTACAGCCCTGA
- a CDS encoding nuclear transport factor 2 family protein, translating into MSTTTVVHPGNGPTATESANAELVAAAYRALAAGDMAAFLNCLSPAITWTVAAGSPTAGIYYGGEEVLAKAMGPLALEWEDFTVAPEEICPTGDRVFVTGRYTGEHRVTGKIGIARFVHIWHVEDGAAVEFETVFDTHPIREAAK; encoded by the coding sequence ATGTCCACAACCACTGTCGTCCACCCCGGCAACGGGCCGACAGCCACCGAGTCCGCCAATGCCGAACTGGTGGCCGCCGCCTACCGTGCCCTCGCGGCCGGTGACATGGCCGCATTTCTGAACTGCCTCTCTCCCGCCATCACCTGGACGGTCGCGGCGGGCAGCCCGACAGCGGGGATCTACTACGGCGGCGAAGAGGTCCTGGCCAAGGCCATGGGGCCGCTCGCACTGGAGTGGGAGGACTTCACGGTCGCCCCCGAAGAGATCTGCCCGACCGGCGACAGGGTCTTCGTGACGGGCAGGTACACCGGAGAGCATCGCGTGACCGGGAAGATCGGCATCGCCAGGTTCGTACACATCTGGCATGTCGAGGACGGCGCGGCCGTCGAGTTCGAGACCGTCTTCGACACCCACCCCATCCGGGAAGCCGCCAAGTAG